Genomic DNA from Candidatus Bathyarchaeota archaeon:
TAATCGTCCCACGGATTAACACGGGACAAAGCCTCATGAAAGATATTGGTTGAAAGCGCTTCAAAAGCTGGAAGAGCCGCGAAAAGTGAAGGAGCCAAAACAACCGCAAAAAAGACAAAAAGTGTTATACTGTTTCTAGTCAAGGTTGCAGTTGAATAGCTTAACTTCCTTTCCACAGTTGGCCAAGCACTTTTAATTGGCAACTTTAACCTACCGCCAAGAACACGTATCACCGCAAAAATTAGACATGAGAAAACTATGAGGATTAGGCTTACGAACACCGTGGCTCCTACATAAGTGTCCTTTGTTTTTTGGATAAATATTGGACCGTTTTCAAAAGCTCCGGCAACCATCATGGTGGCTCCAGTTTCGGAAATAGACCTTGCAAAGGCTAGGATAAAGGCTGCAATTAGTGAAGGCTTTATGATCCCAAGCGTAACGGTTCTCGCCGTTGTGAGTGGTGGTGCGCCTAATGTTCTTGCGGCTTGCTCATACTCAATCTTATAGTCCAGCAGTGCACCCACAATCACTCTTACAACAACTGGATAGGAGAACGTGAAATGAAGCAAAGCTACAAGAAAAACGCCCGGTGAGATCAACGGCCCCCAAAAGATCTCCGAGACCATCTTAGGATTATGCCAAAAAAGAAGAAGTGAATAGCCCAGCACTGCAGTCGGTACTATGAATGGAACATCGGCAAGCGTGTCTAGAACGTTTATCCATTTAGATTTGCTGCGAGCTATAAGCCAAGCCATCGGGATTCCGGCAGCAACATCTAAAGCCGATACGAGCACAGCTACAACAAAAGAATTCTTCACGGCATTTAACGCACCAGCCAAAAGTTCTGCATTGCCAAAAATTTCTTCCATAGCTCCCCACTTAATTATTATGCCCAAAATAGGCGGAACCAAAATCAAAGCAAAAAACAACACAACAGCCGTTAAATACACTCCATATTTAGCTATCGTTTTTGCGGAAAGCCTATCCAACTTATCCAAGATCTTTCTCGGCAAACTCACCAGCCTTAAACCAAATTAAACAGTCAACCGTATTTCTTTTCCAATTCGCCAGAATCCGTTGATAAACCTTCCGTATAAAAACAATTAATTACCTTGGTCTTTAGGGTAAGTTAAAAATGTCAAGGTCGTTGCTATAATCTTAATGAAACATGTAACACCAGAATTGTTGGGCTAAACCATCCGTTGTAAAAACTACGTTTGATTAGTTAAGAAATTAACTACGTACAAAACAGTCTATGAAGAATGCCCTTGACCTACGTCACCTGATCTTCAGAAAAACTTAAAATAAAACACCAATAGTGAGTAAAGAAAAAACAATGAATGTTTCAAGTCAAGAGTTTTTGAGTGCTGGTGAATCATATGTTTTTCTTAAGTAGTTCGATCGAATTTCTTAAGTATCTCTTCGAATATTTTTGAGTGAGTTTCCTTTCCTTCGTATGATGGAAGGAACCATGTCATTTCCTGCAAGTTTCTGGCGATAACCGGTATCCAATCGTGGGGAATAGATATTATAATGTAACCTTCTGGAGGTTCTTTCAACACCTTGGAACCGAAAGTCATTCCACTTACTATATAGTTGACTTTTCCGCTAATGTATGGATAGGCAAAAAGCCAAGCACATCCCAAAACAAACGAGTGTTTAGAAACCCACGGCTCCCCTGTTGAGTAGCTCATAGCTCTCAAGATTAATTCTGCTTGACTAATGTTAGCGGTAACCATCAATAGGTCAGGGTTAAATGTTAACTTATCAATTG
This window encodes:
- a CDS encoding DUF169 domain-containing protein, which encodes MRENMKNKQKYNMSYLEMFDKLNLERKPVGVKFSYLKPEGFKQLSKELKLCECLGEAQKTGQPFYIGKENEDCYGKKVLGMESFPPFAESGLIGPELKIFQDPRANARLYFYVPFLKPGTVNYVVFSPIDKLTFNPDLLMVTANISQAELILRAMSYSTGEPWVSKHSFVLGCAWLFAYPYISGKVNYIVSGMTFGSKVLKEPPEGYIIISIPHDWIPVIARNLQEMTWFLPSYEGKETHSKIFEEILKKFDRTT
- a CDS encoding iron ABC transporter permease; this translates as MPRKILDKLDRLSAKTIAKYGVYLTAVVLFFALILVPPILGIIIKWGAMEEIFGNAELLAGALNAVKNSFVVAVLVSALDVAAGIPMAWLIARSKSKWINVLDTLADVPFIVPTAVLGYSLLLFWHNPKMVSEIFWGPLISPGVFLVALLHFTFSYPVVVRVIVGALLDYKIEYEQAARTLGAPPLTTARTVTLGIIKPSLIAAFILAFARSISETGATMMVAGAFENGPIFIQKTKDTYVGATVFVSLILIVFSCLIFAVIRVLGGRLKLPIKSAWPTVERKLSYSTATLTRNSITLFVFFAVVLAPSLFAALPAFEALSTNIFHEALSRVNPWDDYWQSLVLSYSLGATVTVLNVFMGLPMAIIVARKRLGRFSSVLNVLVDIPIIVPSVALGVSLRFFWKETLAFISDVWLLVFAHLAITYPYFIRSMAAAIERISMELEEASRTLGAKPLCVFRTIVFPLTKYSMFSGAIMVFTRSVSETGATLAVTELRTAPVILVDWVKTWMKSGSFVKFLEIGLGCGFLILISFIILLALRLVVRGKGRY